From Myotis daubentonii chromosome 15, mMyoDau2.1, whole genome shotgun sequence, one genomic window encodes:
- the IGFL1 gene encoding insulin growth factor-like family member 1, producing MTPRCYILAVWAALCIISLLCSQGAPVSPTGAHLMLCQSHSRCGDRFYDPQQHCCYDDAVVPLSASRKCGNCMFRLCFEQCCPWSFRPQETFVVKVRGQACSFGPFPGDRVCSSVR from the exons ATGACTCCCCGATGCTACATCCTCG ctgTCTGGGCCGCTCTCTGCATCATCAGCCTCCTCTGTTCACAGGGAGCCCCAG TGTCCCCCACGGGTGCTCACCTGATGCTGTGCCAGTCACACTCAAGATGTGGGGACAGGTTCTATGACCCCCAGCAGCACTGTTGCTATGACGATGCTGTGGTGCCCTTGAGCGCTTCCCGGAAGTGTGGAAACTGCATGTTCAGGCTCTGTTTCGAGCAGTGCTGTCCCTGGTCATTCAGACCCCAGGAGACCTTCGTGGTAAAAGTGAGAGGCCAGGCGTGTTCCTTCGGCCCATTCCCGGGTGACAGGGTTTGTTCCAG TGTCAGATGA